The following coding sequences lie in one Chanos chanos chromosome 4, fChaCha1.1, whole genome shotgun sequence genomic window:
- the ddhd1b gene encoding phospholipase DDHD1b codes for MVPVGTEEGGDFETVIFDIIKYYWNMSNEVFVSDYEETMSDTIHGEMDSVQPGLDGHLQLLRGRRGLSEDGVLLGIVEDAYSDYHNRLRSDPDSSYLDISDDPNYSESDGNVATKKRNRSNSSRHRGEVVTELGPEEVRWFYKEDKRTWKPFVGHDSLKIEVAYRKFCELNPDRVRRRGTVYSGDLSESVTCVEAAGGDPEGVTAVQVEPLAAERVDEACPSEERDLDSINVSLEAVCVRGGLYEVDVKEKECYPVYWNQQDRIPVMRGQWFTDGTWLPLEEEDSDLIELEHLACFRGQRMKDTFETEVVTTTVDSKDAIHSLKLSRSHVDWHSVDEVYLYSDATTSKIARTVTQKLGFSKASSSGTRLHRGYVEEAAPEDKPPETTHIVFVVHGIGQKMDQGRIIRNTSMMRDAARKMEEKHFSDRTTEHVEFLPVEWRSKLALDGDTVDSITPDKVRGLRDMLNSSAMDIMYYTSPLYRDEITRGLTLELNRLYSLFCSRNPEFEENGKVSIVAHSLGCVITFDIMTGWDPVRFHHQVAMDATETDTRRMGHEEQRLLEELRLTRLRLRDLEDRLQDVKSSSSLTSPALRFRVENFFCMGSPLAVFLALRGVRPGTNGTQDHILSRSICQRLFNIFHPTDPVAYRLEPLILKHYSNISPVQIHWYNTNSPTPYDQIRPTLLNPLKESTSVSDTESIPSPCTSPPQPRRHYGESITSLGKASIMGAASIGKGIGGMLFSRFSRSSGQVGSAEEGPSDSEGGTCDAEGVVSGEEEVATEAEEKFEEKGEEATLSHSTTAIMDNSSLELERRIDFELREGLVESRYWSAVTSHTAYWCSHDVALFLLTFMYKPKEVEETTEKTLES; via the exons ATGGTTCCTGTCGgcacagaggagggaggagatTTCGAAACCGTTATTTTTGATATCATA AAGTATTACTGGAATATGTcaaatgaagtgtttgtgtctgattaCGAAGAAACTATGAGCGACACGATACACGGTGAGATGGATTCGGTGCAGCCGGGTTTGGATGGGCATCTACAGCTGCTCAGAGGCCGACGCGGGTTATCTGAGGATGGTGTGTTATTGGGCATAGTGGAAGATGCTTACTCTGATTATCACAACCGCCTTAGATCAGACCCGGACTCATCTTATCTCGACATATCCGACGATCCGAATTACAGTGAAAGTGATGGAAACGTTGCGACGAAAAAGCGAAACCGCTCCAACAGCTCCAGGCACCGGGGAGAAGTCGTCACGGAGCTTGGGCCAGAGGAAGTCCGGTGGTTTTACAAGGAAGATAAAAGAACGTGGAAGCCTTTCGTCGGACACGACTCATTGAAAATTGAGGTCGCATATCGCAAATTCTGCGAACTCAATCCAGACAGGGTCAGACGCCGGGGAACCGTCTATTCGGGGGATTTAAGCGAATCTGTGACGTGTGTTGAAGCAGCAGGGGGGGATCCTGAGGGGGTTACTGCTGTCCAAGTGGAGCCGCTTGCTGCGGAAAGGGTAGACGAGGCTTGTCCATCAGAGGAGAGAGACCTGGACTCTATAAACGTCAGCTTAGAGGCAGTGTGCGTTCGTGGAGGTCTATACGAAGTTGAtgtcaaagagaaagaatgctACCCAGTGTACTGGAACC AGCAGGACCGTATTCCTGTAATGAGGGGACAGTGGTTTACCGATGGCACGTGGCTTCccctggaggaggaggacagcgACCTGATTGAGCTAGAACACTTAGCCTGTTTCCGTGGTCAACGCATGAAAGATACGTTTGAGACCGAGGTGGTGACGACCACTGTAGACAGTAAGGACG CGATTCACAGTTTGAAACTGAGTCGCAGTCACGTTGACTGGCACAGCGTGGACGAGGTTTACCTTTACAGCGATGCCACAACCTCCAAGATCGCTCGCACCGTCACACAGAAACTAGGCTTCTCCAAAG CCTCTAGCAGCGGAACCCGCCTGCACCGTGGTTACGTGGAGGAGGCAGCTCCTGAAGACAAGCCCCCAGAGACGACGCACATTGTCTTTGTGGTGCACGGGATCGGGCAGAAGATGGACCAGGGACGGATCATCAGGAACACAAGCAT gatgcgTGATGCAGCCCGtaaaatggaggaaaaacacttttccGATCGTACCACGGAGCACGTGGAGTTCCTGCCGGTGGAGTGGAGGTCCAAACTAGCCCTGGATGGAG ACACGGTGGACTCCATCACTCCTGATAAAGTCAGAGGCCTCAGAGACATGTTAAACAGCAGTGCTATGGACATTATGTACTATACCAGTCCCCTGTACAGGGACGAG ATTACCAGAGGTCTGACCTTGGAGCTGAACCGTCTCTACTCCCTGTTCTGCTCGCGGAACCCTGAGTTTGAGGAGAACGGAAAGGTGTCGATCGTCGCCCACTCTCTGGGCTGCGTCATCACCTTCGACATCATGACTGGCTGGGATCCTGTCCGCTTTCATCATCAGGTGGCGATGGATGCCACGGAAACAGACACGAGAAGAATGGGACACGAGGAACAGCGACTGCTGGAGGAACTCCGACTCACTCGCTTgag ATTGAGGGATTTGGAAGATCGGCTGCAGGATGTAAAGTCCTCGTCCTCTCTCACTTCGCCCGCCCTCAGATTCAGG GTTGAAAACTTCTTCTGTATGGGTTCTCCCTTGGCTGTGTTCTTGGCTCTGCGAGGAGTGAGACCAGGCACAAACGGAACCCAAGATCACATTCTATCCAGATCAATCTGCCAGCGCCTCTTCAACATCTTCCACCCTACGGACCCAGTG GCTTACAGGCTAGAGCCCCTCATCCTAAAACACTACAGCAACATCTCCCCAGTCCAGATTCACTG GTATAACACAAACAGCCCCACGCCGTATGACCAGATCCGGCCGACGCTGCTGAACCCGCTGAAGGAGAGCACCTCCGTGTCAGACACCGAGAGCATCCCCAGTCCCTGCACGTCACCCCCGCAACCACGCAGACACTACGGAGAGTCCATTACCAGCCTGGGCAAAGCCAGCATTATgg GAGCGGCGAGCATAGGCAAAGGAATCGGCGGAATGCTGTTCTCCCGATTTTCCCGATCGAGCGGCCAGGTCGGCAGTGCGGAGGAGGGGCCATCAGACTCTGAGGGTGGCACCTGTGACGCTGAGGGCGTGGTCTCAGGGGAAGAGGAGGTGGccacagaggcagaggagaaattTGAGGAGAAGGGAGAAGAAGCCACCTTATCACACTCCACCACCGCCATAATGGACAACTCTTCCT tgGAGCTGGAGAGACGCATTGACTTTGAGCTGAGGGAGGGCTTGGTGGAGAGCCGCTATTGGTCAGCCGTGACGTCGCACACAGCCTATTGGTGCTCTCATGACGTGGCGCTATTTCTCCTGACCTTCATGTACAAGCCGAAAGAGGTGGAggaaaccacagagaaaactctAGAATCTTAA
- the cgrrf1 gene encoding cell growth regulator with RING finger domain protein 1 codes for MADEFLVMLYEYSPLFSISVIALCFIITVTVVLGWFGFDVPVILRSSDDTESVSAVPEKRMVQVTNPFALELGATAGTVTEGAALRPCCLEDCILSCFWGCNIQALQAALQSHQHGPRLSTPQLFQQALYSQYYHCQSFNVNKEDKAECLTRMPADLGLSDFGLLPRERYPLVAVLTLADAEARGTYNIVANVTVIHIPDDKYRLSARILFQYLLTAHGSMYELKPLFMSADSGGVSDGSDPALRTEGVEPQTKGPGEGEESEGDWPDSQGKDCVVCQNAPVNRVLLPCRHACVCDGCVARFQHCPMCRAFVIESFTLCDQLPSQRGEEEEGDEEFED; via the exons ATGGCTGATGAGTTTTTAGTAATGCTATACGAGTATTCTCCCCTCTTTTCGATCAGTGTTATAGCCCTGTGTTTCATCATTACGGTCACTGTCGTCCTAGGCTG GTTTGGATTTGATGTTCCGGTCATTCTGCGCAGTTCTGACGACACGGAGTCAGTCAGTGCAGTGCCGGAGAAGAGAATGGTCCAAGTCACCAATCCGTTTGCCCTGGAGTTGGGAGCCACCGCTGGCACCGTCACCG agggcGCAGCACTGCGGCCGTGTTGTCTGGAGGACTGCATTCTCAGCTGTTTCTGGGGCTGCAACATCCAGGCCCTACAGGCTGCTCTTCAGAGCCACCAGCATGGGCCAAGACTCAGCACTCCGCAGCTCTTCCAGCAGGCCCTGTACTCCCAGTATTACCACTGTCAGAGCTTCAA CGTTAATAAGGAGGACAAAGCAGAGTGCCTCACGCGCATGCCAGCTGATTTGGGGTTGTCAGATTTTGGGTTGTTGCCCAGAGAACGTTACCCTCTGGTGGCCGTGTTAACCTTGGCTGATGCAGAGGCCAGAGGCACATACAACATC GTAGCCAATGTCACAGTAATCCACATCCCCGATGACAAATACCGACTGTCGGCACGGATTCTGTTTCAGTACCTGCTCACGGCACACGGGAGCATGTATGAGCTGAAG ccgcTCTTCATGTCAGCCGACAGTGGGGGCGTGTCCGATGGCTCAGACCCCGCCCTCAGGACAGAGGGTGTAGAGCCCCAAACTAAGGGGCCTGGTGAAGGGGAGGAGTCAGAAGGAGACTGGCCAGATTCACAAGGGAAGGACTGCGTAGTGTGTCAGAACGCGCCCGTGAATCGGGTGCTGTTGCCATGCCGACACGCGTGCGTGTGCGATGGCTGTGTGGCACGGTTTCAGCACTGTCCCATGTGCCGCGCTTTTGTTATCGAATCGTTCACTTTGTGCGATCAGCTGCCTTCTCAGAGAggcgaggaagaggagggtgatgAAGAATTTGAGGACTGA
- the psmc6 gene encoding 26S proteasome regulatory subunit 10B encodes MADTREKGLQDYRKKLLEHKEIDGRLKELREQLKELTKQYEKSENDLKALQSVGQIVGEVLKQLTEEKFIVKATNGPRYVVGCRRQLDKSKLKPGTRVALDMTTLTIMRYLPREVDPLVYNMSHEDPGSVSYSEIGGLSEQIRELREVIELPLTNPELFQRVGIIPPKGCLLYGPPGTGKTLLARAVASQLDCNFLKVVSSSIVDKYIGESARLIREMFNYARDHQPCIIFMDEIDAIGGRRFSEGTSADREIQRTLMELLNQMDGFDTLHRVKMIMATNRPDTLDPALLRPGRLDRKIHIELPNEQARLDILKIHSGPITKHGDIDYEAIVKLSDGFNGADLRNVCTEAGMFAIRADHEYVTQEDFMKAVRKVADSKKLESKLDYKPV; translated from the exons ATGGCCGACACCAGGGAGAAAGGTTTACAGGACTACAGAAAGAAATTGCTTGAACATAAAGAAATTGATGGACGTTTGAAAGAAT TGAGGGAACAGCTGAAAGAGCTCACCAAACAGTATGAGAAATCTGAGAATGATCTGAAGGCTTTGCAGAGTGTTGGGCAG atTGTTGGAGAGGTGCTCAAACAGTTGACGGAAGAGAAAT TTATAGTCAAGGCAACCAATGGCCCTCGATATGTTGTTGGCTGTCGTAGACAA CTGGACAAAAGTAAGCTCAAACCAGGCACCAGAGTTGCGCTGGATATGACTACACTCACCATCATGAG ATACCTGCCCAGAGAAGTTGACCCTCTGGTCTATAACATGTCTCATGAGGACCCTGGCAGTGTGTCCTACTCAGAGATCGGTGGGTTGTCTGAGCAGATCCGTGAGCTGAGAGAG GTGATCGAGTTGCCCCTGACTAACCCTGAGCTTTTCCAGAGGGTGGGCATCATCCCACCCAAAGGCTGTCTCCTGTATGGACCACCAG GCACTGGGAAAACTCTTCTGGCTAGAGCAGTGGCCAGTCAGCTCGACTGCAACTTTCTGAAG GTGGTGTCCAGCTCCATTGTGGACAAATACATTGGAGAGAGTGCCCGTCTTATCAGAGAGATGTTTAACTACGCCCGTGACCATCAGCCCTGCATCATCTTCATGGACGAGATCGATGCCATCG gTGGACGTCGGTTTTCTGAGGGTACGTCTGCCGACAGAGAAATCCAGAGGACACTGATGGAG cTGCTGAATCAGATGGATGGATTTGACACCCTGCACAGGGTGAAGATGATCATGGCCACCAACCGACCCGACACCCTGGACCCCGCCCTGCTGCGACCCGGCAGACTGGACAGAAAGATTC ACATTGAGCTGCCAAACGAGCAGGCTCGTCTTGACATTCTGAAGATTCACTCTGGCCCCATCACTAAACATGGAGATATCG ATTATGAGGCCATTGTGAAGCTTTCTGATGGTTTCAACGGAGCTGACCTGAGGAACGTGTGCACTGAGGCCG GGATGTTTGCCATTCGTGCTGACCATGAGTATGTCACTCAAGAAGACTTCATGAAGGCGGTGAGGAAAGTGGCTGACTCGAAGAAGCTCGAGTCCAAGCTGGATTATAAACCCGTATAA